Proteins encoded within one genomic window of Cottoperca gobio unplaced genomic scaffold, fCotGob3.1 fCotGob3_70arrow_ctg1, whole genome shotgun sequence:
- the myom2a gene encoding LOW QUALITY PROTEIN: myomesin-2 (The sequence of the model RefSeq protein was modified relative to this genomic sequence to represent the inferred CDS: deleted 1 base in 1 codon), translating into MASKVTPWYKKKRTSQVKTDYAYHHTSCVCAKQQTAVRKSSSTSVSQVQAQATEAMAEQAYTIPVFRQRTVDEGTEEYQRVSTNVGKGLTVIQEELHRMRMATKAQVENLALQREVKDLMYRRAELEEIPKMPDFLVALRPHTVWEKTPVKLFCTVQGSPRPIVKWYKGGVPVDPLSAPGKYRIENKYGVHGLIISRCAVSDTAEYSAVATNPHGTATSKATVTVKRAAGAGESCQLGLVPHLTEIHASKLEVSLLERFSVSFGVEGCSFSLVCTMVVVPDLPNVPPLVQWYRDDKLLKQSKLVEMCVGGGAARLSLPHLAKDDEGLYTLRIFTKDGTAEHSAYLFVSDAAPSVAGAPGAPMSVKAYDINSDYVLVAWKPPNTVNEAAITGYFVDRCEAGSDTWVQCNDAPVKVCKYPVHGLQVGHSYHFRVRAVNSAGISRPSRKSDKVTALDAAESERLQVIKIEGKYDIVIKDDDLEGYVTIPGEPTHVHASEIFKSYVVLSWNAPSPRGRAPLWYVIEKCLAGTGAWQRINAAVKLHSPRYPVFDLQDGQKYQFRVFSVNSHGSSEASEPSEPVQRVEEDGVPSAPGQVVATRNSKSSVFVQWEAPTVLKNLLGYYIDGRIVGSKEWFPCNHKPFKHCRFVVHGLIPGESYTFRVQAVNIFGLSEESQESSAIAVEPALATPSSPFGITMLSCDGSVMTLAWKSPKHCGGSKVNAYYIDKRNADTLVWKEVNLAAITERICIVDKLTEGNFYEFKVQAGNMAGVGVPSAPSSPMKCEAWTMDEPGPAFDLSFSEVRGQSLVVLWKAPVYTGASAVSGYLVDMAKKGSSEFVTLTQEAVSHRYLQVTGLQEGETYVFRVRSVNANGVGKPSQLSEPVCAKALPGTKEVVVGVDEETGDVFLTLEACEIAETSKFVWSKNYKAIGDCPRVAVTAKGRTSRLTFTNPNKEDLGRYSVVVTDTEGVSASHTLTEDALNTMLELSYAIRHPIVPLKHGLNYEVLEKGHVRFWLQAVKLSPSVSYRFIVNDKEVKTGEGIKISHDVASGVIQMTVDHFTRANEGTYTVQIHDGKAKTQSSLVLVGDVFKAALKEAEFQRKEHIRKQGPHFSEYLYFTVTEDCTVLLACKVANVKKETSFRWYKEEDEIVPETPPNVLSGACALPVPLFSRKDQGVFKAVLSDDRGKDTSAFDISGKVFDDIINALAKNAGASASELVLQCTPEGIRLQCYMNYYTEEMKTVWKHKESKIASSEKMRIGGTAEMAWMQICDPSDKEKGSYSIEISDGVQTHARTFDLSGQAYTDAYEEYLRLKAAAFAEKNRGRVVGGLPDVVTIMEEKSLSLTCTVWGEPTPEVSWFKNEQDIASNEHTKVTFEGGKFSSLVINKVTPEDSGKYSINVRNKYGGEFVEITVSVYKHGEKIPEPKLGQPKTTAATPVPPVPKSPAPSSKTSTPVPSKSQTPASMKSPTPASTPASTPIPKSPTPTPKSPTPSRGVKSPTPPRFMKSPTPPRK; encoded by the exons gactGTTGATGAGGGGACTGAGGAGTACCAGAGAGTGAGCACGAATGTTGGGAAAGGACTGACTGTTATCCAGGAGGAGCTCCACAGGATGAGGATGGCCACCAAGGCCCAAGTGGAAAATTTAGCTCTGCAGAGAGAG GTTAAGGACTTGATGTACAGGAGGGCGGAGTTGGAGGAAATCCCCAAGATGCCGGACTTCCTGGTTGCTCTTCGACCCCACACCGTGTGGGAGAAGACTCCCGTCAAACTGTTCTGCACTGTGCAGGGAAGCCCCAGGCCCATTGTGAAATG GTATAAAGGAGGAGTGCCAGTCGACCCACTGAGCGCTCCAGGAAAGTACAGGATTGAAAACAAGTATGGAGTCCACGGTTTGATCATTAGCAG GTGTGCTGTGAGTGACACAGCTGAGTACAGTGCTGTGGCCACCAACCCGCACGGCACGGCCACCAGCAAGGCCACAGTCACTGTGAAGA gagcagcaggagccgGGGAGTCCTGCCAGCTTGGTttag TGCCTCATCTCACTGAGATCCATGCCAGTAAGCTGGAGGTCAGTCTGCTGGAGCGGTTCTCTGTGAGCTTTGGTGTGGAGGGCTGCTCCTTCAGTCTGGTGTGCACCATGGTGGTCGTCCCCGACCTCCCCAACGTACCCCCCCTCGTCCAGTGGTACAGAGACG ataaACTGCTGAAGCAGAGTAAGCTGGTGGagatgtgtgtgggtggaggtGCGGCCCGCCTGTCGCTGCCTCACCTGGCCAAGGACGACGAGGGTCTCTACACCCTCCGCATCTTCACGAAGGACGGCACCGCCGAGCACAGCGCCTACCTCTTTGTTTCCG ATGCCGCCCCCTCTGTGGCCGGCGCCCCCGGTGCACCGATGAGCGTGAAAGCATATGACATCAACTCGGACTACGTGCTTGTTGCCTGGAAACCCCCCAACACCGTCAACGAGGCGGCGATCACCGGATACTTCGTGGATCG GTGTGAAGCCGGCAGCGACACCTGGGTCCAGTGCAACGACGCCCCTGTGAAGGTTTGTAAATACCCGGTGCACGGCCTGCAGGTGGGCCACTCCTACCACTTCCGGGTCAGAGCCGTGAACAGCGCCGGCATCAGCAGGCCGTCCCGCAAGTCGGACAAAGTGACCGCCCTCGACGCTGCAGAGAGCGAGAGGCTGCAAG TGATTAAAATCGAAGGGAAATACGACATAGTGATCAAGGACGATGATCTGGAAG GCTACGTAACGATCCCGGGGGAGCCCACCCACGTGCACGCATCCGAGATTTTCAAATCGTATGTCGTGCTGAGCTGGAACGCTCCCAGCCCTCGCGGACGAGCTCCGCTGTGGTACGTCATCGAAAAG TGCTTAGCAGGCACTGGAGCATGGCAGCGGATCAACGCGGCAGTCAAACTGCACTCCCCTCGTTACCCGGTTTTTGATTTGCAAGACGGACAAAAGTACCAGTTCCGAGTGTTTTCAGTCAACTCGCACGGCTCCAGCGAGGCCTCGGAGCCCTCGGAGCCCGTCCAGAGGGTGGAGGAGGACG GCGTCCCGTCTGCTCCGGGTCAGGTCGTGGCCACCAGGAACAGCAAgtcgtctgtgtttgtgcagtggGAGGCTCCCACAGTCCTGAAGAACCTGCTGGGGTATTACATCGACGGCCGCATCGTCGGGTCCAAGGAGTGGTTCCCCTGCAACCACAAACCCTTCAAACACTGCAG GTTTGTGGTCCACGGTCTGATCCCGGGCGAGAGCTACACGTTCCGCGTCCAAGCCGTCAACATCTTCGGCCTCAGCGAGGAGTCTCAGGAGTCCTCGGCCATCGCCGTGGAGCCGGCGCTCG CGACTCCCAGCTCTCCCTTCGGCATCACCATGCTGAGCTGTGACGGCTCCGTCATGACTTTGGCCTGGAAGAGTCCCAAACACTGCGGCGGCTCCAAGGTCAACGCTTACTACATCGACAAGCGGAACGCAGACACTCTGGTGTGGAAGGAGGTCAACCTGGCCGCCATCACGGAGAGAATCTGCATC GTGGACAAGCTGACCGAGGGAAACTTCTACGAGTTCAAGGTCCAGGCCGGCAACATGGCCGGTGTTGGCGTTCCCTCCGCTCCCAGCTCCCCGATGAAATGTGAAGCGTGGACCATGGACGAGCCAG GCCCAGCGTTTGACCTGAGCTTCAgcgaggtcagaggtcagtccCTGGTCGTGCTGTGGAAGGCTCCCGTCTACACCGGAGCCAGCGCGGTCTCTGGATATCTGGTGGACATGGCCAAGAAGGGCTCGTCAGAGTTTGTGACTCTGACTCAGGAAGCTGTGAGCCATCGTTACCTGCAG GTGACCGGTCTGCAGGAAGGAGAAACCTACGTGTTCAGAGTTCGCTCCGTCAACGCTAACGGAGTCGGAAAACCTTCCCAGCTGTCCGAGCCGGTCTGTGCCAAAGCTCTGCCCG GCACGAAGGAGGTGGTGGTTGGCGTGGACGAGGAGACCGGAGACGTCTTCCTGACTCTGGAGGCTTGTGAGATCGCCGAGACGTCCAAGTTTGTGTGGTCGAAGAACTACAAAGCCATCGGTGACTGCCCCAGGGTCGCCGTCACAGCGAAGGGCAGAAC CTCCAGACTGACGTTCACTAACCCCAACAAAGAGGATCTGGGCAGATACTCTGTGGTCGTCACGGACACGGAGGGAGTCTCTGCCAGCCACACGCTGACTGAGGACG ctctgaACACCATGCTGGAGCTCAGCTATGCCATCAGACATCCAA TCGTTCCTCTCAAACACGGGCTGAACTACGAGGTCCTGGAGAAGGGTCACGTCCGCTTCTGGCTGCAGGCCGTCAAACTGTCCCCGTCCGTGTCCTACAGGTTCATCGTTAACGACAAGGAGGTCAAAACCGGCGAG GGAATCAAGATCAGCCACGACGTGGCCTCAGGGGTCATCCAGATGACGGTGGATCATTTCACCAGAGCCAACGAGGGAACGTACACCGTGCAGATCCACGACGGCAAAGCCAAAACCCAGAGCTCCCTGGTGCTGGTGGGAGACG TGTTCAAAGCCGCTCTGAAGGAGGCCGAGTTTCAGAGGAAGGAGCACATCAGGAagcaag GTCCTCACTTCTCTGAGTATCTGTACTTCACTGTCACTGAGGATTGCACTGTTCTGCTCGCCTGCAAG gtgGCCAACGTGAAGAAGGAAACATCTTTCCGCTGGTacaaagaggaagatgagatCGTTCCAGAAACTCCTCCCAACGTCCTGTCAGGAGCCTGCGCTCTGCCCGTCCCCCTG ttctCCAGAAAAGATCAGGGCGTGTTCAAGGCCGTGCTCAGCGACGACAGAGGAAAGGACACGTCTGCGTTTGACATTTCAGGCAAAG TGTTTGACGACATCATCAACGCTCTCGCCAAGAATGCCG GTGCGTCTGCCTCTGAGCTGGTGCTGCAGTGCACACCAGAGGGCATCAGGCTGCAGTGCTACATGAACTACTACACAGAAGAGATGAAGACCGTCTGGAAACACAA GGAGAGTAAGATCGCCTCCTCTGAGAAGATGAGGATTGGAGGCACAGCGGAGATGGCCTGGATGCAGATCTGTGATCCGTCTGACAAGGAGAAGGGCAGCTACTCCATCGAGATCTCAGACGGCGTGCAGACCCACGCCAGAACCTTCGACCTCTCTGGACAAG CGTACACCGATGCCTATGAGGAGTAT CTCAGACTGAA GGCCGCCGCATTCGCTGAGAAGA ACCGCGGCAGAGTGGTCGGTGGTCTGCCTGACGTGGTCACTATCATGGAAGAGAAG TCTCTGAGCCTGACCTGCACCGTGTGGGGCGAGCCGACCCCTGAGGTCTCCTGGTTCAAGAACGAGCAGGACATCGCCTCCAACGAGCACACCAAGGTCACATTCGAGGGCGGCAAGTTCTCCAGCCTCGTCATCAACAAAGTCACTCCTGAAGACTCCGGCAAGTACAGCATCAACGTACGGAACAAGTACGGCGGTGAGTTCGTGGAGATCACGGTCAGCGTCTACAAGCACGGCGAGAAGATCCCCGAGCCCAAACTGGGACAGCCCAAAACGACTGCAGCCACACCTGTGCCGCCAGTCCCCAAGTCCCCAGCCCCCTCCTCCAAGACCTCAACCCCCGTGCCTTCTAAGTCCCAGACCCCGGCATCCATGAAGAGCCCAACTCCAGCCTCTACCCCCGCTTCCACCCCGATCCCCAAATCTCCAACCCCGACCCCGAAGTCTCCCACTCCCTCTCGCGGCGTCAAGTCGCCCACCCCGCCCAGATTCATGAAGTCTCCGACCCCACCGAGGAAGTAA